GTTTATTCATTTTCACATTGTTGGTTTCGACAGCTGCATTTGGACAGGTAGTAATCATCGGTGGTGGGTCTACGTCTGAGCCGCCAAATATGTCTACTATGCTAGAATATAAAGATGCGTTTTCAAAAGCTCAGCCTGTAACTGCAGATGATTTAGCTTTAGGAAAAAGCTGGGATTGCACTTCTTATCACTATTATAGACCAACAGAAACAGACGTAGGTTTTTTGTCATTCAATAACCTTGTAAATAATGAGGTAGAGCAAACAGGAACTGGAAATGCAAAAAAATATACTTTTACGGAAAAAGGGCTTGTTGCGAGCCATGCATATGAAGGCTGGAATTATGAGTACCTTGATGGCGTAAGAAAAACAGACAATGGTTTAATCATTGAAAGATCCATAAATCCTGCAGCGCAACCATATCAATTTGCATCAGTAACTGATACAAATTTTTATGCTTGGACATATTTTACTTGCTCTCTATCTCAATCTCTTTAAGAGCAATTAGCTCACAAGCTTTTGCATGCATATTTGTCAATACAAAGCGATATCTTCGATTTTATGAAGGTATCGCTTCTCATATTAAATTAGAAAGTGGGGGGATATATGTTTAATAGTTCCATAATTTTTGTTATGCTAATGTTAGTTGCATCACAGGCTCAAGCGATAAATTGGAAGGGTATTTTCATCGCTGGTGACCATTCTATCGAAAATTTTGATAATGCACGAGAAGATTTGACTCAAACTTTTTCTTCGATCGGTCAACTCAATACACTTCAATTCTCTTCTTCGACAAACTACATTTCTGAAAAGAACTCAGTTTATCCCGCTACGTTTCAGAGTATTAAATCTGGATTTTCTCAAATGGCTTTGCGAGATGGGGAGGGTTGTCTTATTCATATGACTTCACACGGTGGTTATAGAAGAGGATTTTACATGTCCCTTGAAAAAACTCAGTTTATGACGCCAAGAGATTTAATTGCCATGGTAGATAGTGCATGTGGACAGGCTCCAACTGTAATTTTGGTTTCTGCATGTTACTCAGGTCAGTTTATAACAGAAAAAATGAAAGGACCTAATCGTGTGATAATGACTGCCGCTCGAGAAGATCGACCTTCTTTTGGTTGTTCAGCTGATATAGAGTATACATATTGGGATGGTTGTCTCTTGGAAACAATTCCAAGCGCTAGGAGCTGGCCTGATCTTTATGAAAAAGTTAAAGTGTGTATATCAGCCAAAGAATTAGCATTGGGTGCTAAACCTTCGGAGCCCCAAGCATTTTTTGGAGACAACACTAAGCAATGGCCTTTGCTTCATTAAGATAATTTTTTATAGGTTGTTGTGAGTTTAATTTTAAGAATTCACAAATGAAAAACTGTCGAGAGTGTTTACATTTTAGACAGTATTTACATCCTTTATGACAATCATTAGCGGTTCTTTTTATAGATCTCTAAAAGCCTGAAAAATTACCAGTCTAAACTTTTGACAATGTTTATACTCTCCTAGCAATGGTATAACTATGTCTATTCATAAACCCGCTATACAAACTTTAAAGGAAAGGTAATTATTTATGAAGGCTATATTATTGGTGATCACGTTTGCTTCAATGAGCTCATTTGCAGGCGATTATGATATGCAACACAGACAGCTACTAAAAGCTCAACAGAGAGAAGAGTGTATTAGAAATCCTGACTATTGTAAGGCGATGGAGCTTTATAGAGCAAACATCGAGCAAGTTAAAAAACTAGAGACGCAAATGGCTAAATTGGAACGTCAGAAAGCTTTCGTTTGTAGACCCCCGGCTCATTACTCTGATCATGGAGTTTTAGCTTCTATTGATACACAATTTGAATACATGAAAACTTGTAAAGCTTCTATGAGATACACTGAAGAAACAGCTAAAATTGACTCTACAATTTCTCAAGTGAATTCATTATTAGAAGTAGCTATAGAGGATAGAGAGCAGAGCAAAGTTTTAGTGTCATCCTTATACGCTAAAAGATCTTCTGTTGCTCGAAAATAATCTTAACAAAGGCTAAAATGCACTTTTAAAATGCCAAAAGTATTGCAATTACAATGTTTGCAATCGCGGTTAAAGCCACCAGAAGAGGGCGAGATTCTTCGCTCTTTTCTCTGGCATCTGTCATAGGCTCTGAAAGTAGAGTCAGATTCGGTTGAATATCTTTACTGCTTTTTATCCCATACAAATCATAAATTCTTTTATATTCGTCAGGTATGGCGACTAAAGATTTTTTATTTAGAAGTTTTAGGTCTTTCACGCGTTTTACTTCTACGGTAATGACTTGGTTTTCGTTTTTTATAACATCACCTTCAGCAATCACTTTAATTTTTGATCCACCTTGAAAAAGAGCATTGGGCGAAGATCGCTCGATCTCAAGCCATTGAACCTTCTGTCCTGGTACTGCCGATGATTTTGCTCCGACGTCCACACGAGCTAAAATAGTGTTTCCTTCTTCAATAAGAGGTTCTTGATTCAAAGGATCTACAATTTGAAATCCTTGATAGGGAAGGGCCGCTACAAAGTCTTGCGTGAGTTTTGCTGAGAGATCTTCAAGTTGAAGGCTGATAGGTCTTGACGCTACGATATCTATGCTCTTTTTCCAAAGCAAGAGCCCATCTTGCCCTGAGTAAGCAGCCATAAATAGTTTTTTATTTTCTAGGTAAGTGGTAATCAAACAATCACTCTCTAAAAGCTTTGCGAGTAAGATCACATCAGAGATTAAGAAAGTCTTGCGAGGCTGAAAAACTTCGTTCTGTTGCATATATCTTTTTGTAGCCACAAGAAATCTTTGTTGATCACTTAGGAATTCTCTAATTTTCCACCAAGCAAGATCAGCTTCTTTTCTGAAGTCACCATCCGTATGAAGCGGAAAAACCACAATACGACGAATGACCTCATGTGAAATTTTGTCTCCGGACACAATCGGTGTGGGCAAGCCATCAGCACCGAGAGTCGTATCTGGTTCTGGTAGAACAGTAGGCGAAGAGGTAGAGTTCGTTATTTGTGGTTGAGAAGGCTGAGGTGTAGCAGTCTCTGGTGCTTCCACGGTGACTTTAGTGGGTGCATTCACAGTTTGAGGAGTTATGGTTTGCGGAGTTGGAACAGGATCAACCGCTGAGGGAGTTTTTTGAATTGGCGGTTGAACAGCATCTTGTGCAAAAGTTCTTTGTAATGAAACGAGAATAAAAAGGAAGAGGGCGATGACCATCAGATATGAAAAGTTAGATCTCAAAAAGCGAGATTTAAAGTTTGATATTTTATTCTTATTTTTAACTCCTGAAATCATCATGATTTCATCTCCCATCCAGATAAAATAGTAGCATGGTTTTTCAGCTATGACAATAGAGAGTTTGGATGTTAATATACCAAGAACCGAAGTTCGTGGTGTTACTACAGGAGGAACAAATGGCTGACTGGAGAAGAGTCTCTCAAATTACAGGTGATGTCGTTTTTTTCGAATACACCGACGATAAAACTGCAAAAGAAGCCCCACTCGTATTTGTGTGGGATATGGACAAAACATATCTCGATACAAATATCGCGTCTCTAAGAGGACTTTTAAAAACTATTAGAGAAAAAGCCTTTCAGAAAAAAAACATTCCAGGTACGGCAACTTTAGTTAGAGCTCTCAAAGAATCCATTGCCCAAAATAGCGAGCGATTACCGCTTTATTTTATCACAGCATCTCCTCCTCAGATGGAAACTAAAATCATCGCAAAACTTTCCTTGGATGGAATTTCTCCTTATGGAGCTTTCTACAAAGACAATCTAAGAAATTTAAATCCCAATCGCTTTAGAAGGCTCACCCAACAGATTGGATTCAAGCTCCAATCTTTATTGCAGTTGCGAATGAAATTAAGAGACGACGTAAAGCAAATTCTGTGGGGCGACGACAGTGAATCTGATGCGCTCGTGTACTCGCTCTATTCGGATATTTGTGCGGATAGAATTCCAAGTGAAGAACTATCTAGAGTTTTAGAAAGTTTGAATGTGCTTCCACCGCAAATCAAAACCATTTTGAATTTAAAAGAAGAGCTTCCATCCAAGCACGATCCGGTGGAAAGAATTTATATCAATCTTGCGACAGATACGGATCCTGATTATTACGTCAAATTTGGTAGAAGAATGCTTCCAACCTACAATACATTCCAAATTGCTTTAGATCTATTTCAAGATGAAAAAATCAAAGAACCCGCACTCTTAAGCAT
This DNA window, taken from Bdellovibrionota bacterium, encodes the following:
- a CDS encoding phosphatase domain-containing protein; translated protein: MADWRRVSQITGDVVFFEYTDDKTAKEAPLVFVWDMDKTYLDTNIASLRGLLKTIREKAFQKKNIPGTATLVRALKESIAQNSERLPLYFITASPPQMETKIIAKLSLDGISPYGAFYKDNLRNLNPNRFRRLTQQIGFKLQSLLQLRMKLRDDVKQILWGDDSESDALVYSLYSDICADRIPSEELSRVLESLNVLPPQIKTILNLKEELPSKHDPVERIYINLATDTDPDYYVKFGRRMLPTYNTFQIALDLFQDEKIKEPALLSIAQVLISSYAFSKEEIFATVEDLIQRYSLKKDKVEKIVNLLKEHGIFLPHFHFTQKTKKILDGNEVELEWIPQKIDYLNDYR
- a CDS encoding C13 family peptidase, yielding MFNSSIIFVMLMLVASQAQAINWKGIFIAGDHSIENFDNAREDLTQTFSSIGQLNTLQFSSSTNYISEKNSVYPATFQSIKSGFSQMALRDGEGCLIHMTSHGGYRRGFYMSLEKTQFMTPRDLIAMVDSACGQAPTVILVSACYSGQFITEKMKGPNRVIMTAAREDRPSFGCSADIEYTYWDGCLLETIPSARSWPDLYEKVKVCISAKELALGAKPSEPQAFFGDNTKQWPLLH